One genomic window of Candidatus Nitrospira inopinata includes the following:
- a CDS encoding YdcF family protein, with product MMGMLNLGHWLSAPRSAPQEADIIVVLGGGEKDRVRRAIDLYKDGYARRVLLTGLTADAERRGDFRLHWRTRFLLAGGVPFEVLLFDDRSRNSYEEAQNAARLMKTQQWRSALVVSDPPHLRRLEMIWQKVASQYGIEYRLIASEPKGWDAAGWWREKVWAKFVGMELVKLAYYATVY from the coding sequence ATGATGGGTATGCTCAACCTCGGCCATTGGCTTTCCGCGCCGCGGAGCGCTCCGCAAGAAGCCGACATCATCGTCGTGCTGGGAGGCGGAGAGAAGGACCGGGTTCGAAGAGCCATAGATCTCTATAAAGACGGCTATGCCAGGCGAGTTCTTCTCACCGGCCTCACCGCGGATGCGGAGCGACGCGGCGATTTTCGTCTTCATTGGAGGACCAGATTTCTGTTGGCAGGCGGTGTGCCGTTCGAGGTGTTGCTGTTCGACGATCGGTCTCGGAATTCCTACGAAGAGGCTCAAAATGCTGCTCGGCTTATGAAGACACAACAATGGCGATCGGCCCTGGTGGTCAGCGATCCGCCCCATCTGCGTAGGCTGGAGATGATTTGGCAGAAAGTCGCGTCGCAATACGGCATCGAGTATAGGCTGATCGCGAGCGAGCCGAAAGGCTGGGATGCGGCTGGGTGGTGGCGGGAAAAAGTCTGGGCTAAGTTTGTTGGGATGGAGCTGGTGAAACTGGCCTACTATGCAACGGTGTATTAA
- a CDS encoding Gfo/Idh/MocA family protein: protein MNGLLDSIRKVIRYAGIYGPGRAFFKAAARKRIGSAFFLPRFGASNPDIGLIGCGQFAFATIGYYLSKVRGRHIGACFDIKPDASRSLAKALRVPRICESVDELLTMPGLRLVYIASSHSSHAPYATKALLHGLDVYVEKPIAVDQSQLVEMLAAKRASGRVVYAGYNRPFSSAMRDLRAVLPIHTDSGFSIHCFVAGHRIGPDHWYRLPSEGTRVCGNLGHWLDLMVHILAWRGLPDQIQIVLSSADDQEADDNFVVTISTDRHDIFSIMLTSRNEPFEGIYESIHLQHGEVTCHIEDFRRMTVHKGAQVTNHRYWPKDVGHQLAILQPFNSTPARDWCEVELSTLLMLHVTNMVRRGEVMSQFSLKEARHSLDEQVESHSKQHHRGYSV, encoded by the coding sequence ATGAACGGACTACTTGATTCGATCCGGAAGGTAATCCGTTATGCGGGCATTTACGGACCGGGCCGCGCTTTCTTTAAAGCTGCAGCGCGAAAGCGAATTGGCTCGGCTTTCTTTTTACCTCGATTTGGAGCCAGCAATCCGGACATTGGGCTCATCGGCTGTGGACAATTTGCGTTCGCGACGATCGGCTACTATCTCAGCAAGGTGCGAGGGAGGCATATTGGCGCGTGTTTTGACATTAAGCCTGACGCAAGCCGTTCGTTGGCAAAAGCCTTGCGTGTGCCGCGGATTTGCGAGAGCGTTGATGAGTTGTTGACGATGCCAGGATTACGGCTGGTGTACATTGCTTCTAGCCATTCCTCCCATGCACCGTATGCCACAAAGGCTTTGCTTCATGGTCTTGACGTCTACGTCGAAAAACCGATAGCTGTTGACCAGTCGCAACTTGTCGAGATGCTTGCTGCAAAACGCGCGAGCGGCCGAGTCGTGTATGCTGGTTATAACCGCCCCTTTTCTTCGGCTATGCGTGATCTTCGCGCTGTGTTGCCGATCCATACAGATTCCGGCTTTTCTATTCATTGTTTTGTTGCCGGTCATCGGATAGGACCCGACCATTGGTATAGATTGCCGTCTGAGGGGACGCGCGTCTGTGGCAATCTTGGTCACTGGCTGGATTTGATGGTGCATATCCTTGCCTGGCGCGGGCTTCCCGATCAAATCCAAATAGTCCTTTCCAGCGCTGATGATCAGGAAGCCGATGACAATTTTGTTGTGACCATTAGCACCGATCGCCACGATATCTTTTCGATCATGCTGACTTCACGCAACGAGCCATTCGAAGGGATTTACGAATCGATTCATCTCCAACACGGTGAGGTGACATGCCATATAGAAGATTTTAGACGTATGACGGTTCACAAAGGCGCACAAGTCACGAACCATCGTTACTGGCCAAAGGACGTAGGCCATCAATTGGCGATTCTTCAACCTTTTAATTCCACACCTGCAAGGGATTGGTGCGAGGTGGAATTGTCAACGCTTTTGATGCTGCATGTTACTAATATGGTTCGTCGAGGAGAAGTAATGTCTCAGTTTTCACTCAAAGAGGCACGGCATTCACTGGATGAACAGGTTGAGAGTCATTCGAAGCAACACCACCGGGGCTATAGTGTCTAG
- a CDS encoding right-handed parallel beta-helix repeat-containing protein, translating into MACSIAMRGIIALLVLASTSVDAADVWFRPAGQTYGSGNGTSYANAYSGIDMVPNSTFTASKVLPGDTVHICGYHRGMLVVLDNNLTIDLACSPHNDPATVNGADIDDGVGWQLTANGEYRKTFRTAPKVMVRNGVILQPAQPGSLTPGQWGCTPQWFTPVCDNSTGPWTVYVKDNPVGQMLEVGARNIGIQLGVRPEPGRGIRSITVQGGGVGRIMYQGGTTWGWGKGISTWSDGWPVNETSGGTWTIDGVIFIGQQSQGIHTYGDGIIGSAPSRLVIRNNQFYDIGGEALYLKGGRQVISAVIENNVIGSGSHVRHGWDAQPNCSAATGDGIDMGGNEADAISHAIIRGNVVTNARGFGIGVHGADIIVEGNTIIHANYRNETCPGQAGIAMYPTASGNVTIRNNRIISTNGSAIFIGGLQRGRNVIDVSANVFDLRTMLDGIAAIASPTSYLRDAGFGIRFYSNLFCERTGINSLSALIPNNIFTTECDSLTSITSPSNLRRVP; encoded by the coding sequence ATGGCTTGTAGCATCGCCATGAGAGGCATAATTGCATTGCTAGTTCTTGCCTCAACCTCGGTTGACGCTGCTGATGTGTGGTTTCGCCCCGCTGGTCAGACCTATGGCTCTGGCAATGGCACATCGTACGCCAATGCCTACTCGGGTATCGACATGGTTCCCAACTCGACGTTTACGGCGTCGAAAGTCTTGCCAGGCGATACGGTTCATATTTGTGGGTATCATCGGGGCATGCTGGTGGTGCTCGATAACAATCTCACGATCGACCTCGCTTGTTCGCCTCATAACGATCCGGCTACGGTCAACGGGGCCGACATCGATGATGGGGTAGGGTGGCAACTCACTGCCAATGGCGAATACCGGAAAACGTTTCGAACCGCTCCTAAGGTAATGGTGCGAAACGGCGTTATTCTTCAGCCTGCTCAGCCCGGCTCGTTGACACCCGGGCAGTGGGGCTGCACACCTCAATGGTTCACGCCGGTGTGTGATAACAGTACTGGTCCCTGGACCGTCTATGTCAAAGACAACCCTGTGGGCCAGATGCTGGAAGTAGGCGCGCGCAATATTGGCATTCAGCTCGGGGTCAGGCCAGAGCCAGGCCGCGGGATTCGCAGTATCACAGTGCAGGGAGGTGGGGTTGGCCGGATCATGTATCAGGGAGGCACGACCTGGGGGTGGGGCAAGGGGATTTCGACCTGGTCCGATGGTTGGCCAGTTAATGAGACGTCTGGCGGGACTTGGACGATCGACGGCGTAATCTTCATCGGTCAACAGAGTCAGGGCATTCATACATACGGAGATGGAATCATTGGCAGCGCGCCCAGTCGCCTCGTCATTAGGAACAATCAATTTTACGACATCGGAGGGGAGGCCCTGTACTTAAAGGGTGGTCGGCAAGTCATCTCCGCTGTGATCGAAAACAATGTGATCGGTAGTGGCAGTCACGTGCGCCATGGATGGGATGCGCAACCCAATTGTTCGGCTGCAACGGGAGACGGAATAGACATGGGTGGAAATGAGGCCGACGCTATCTCTCATGCGATCATTCGCGGCAATGTGGTGACGAATGCGCGAGGTTTCGGAATAGGAGTCCATGGGGCGGATATCATCGTCGAGGGCAATACCATTATTCATGCTAATTATAGAAACGAGACCTGTCCTGGTCAGGCAGGCATTGCCATGTATCCAACAGCATCCGGAAATGTGACAATCCGAAACAACCGAATCATTTCGACAAACGGATCAGCCATTTTTATCGGCGGCCTTCAGAGAGGTAGGAATGTTATTGATGTGTCTGCCAATGTCTTCGACCTACGTACCATGTTAGACGGCATCGCAGCTATTGCCTCGCCTACAAGCTATTTGCGGGATGCAGGTTTTGGGATCCGTTTCTACTCAAACTTATTTTGTGAGAGAACTGGGATCAACAGCCTGAGCGCTCTCATCCCGAACAATATATTCACTACCGAGTGTGATTCCCTGACCAGCATCACGTCACCTTCAAACCTTCGGCGAGTTCCGTGA
- a CDS encoding glycosyltransferase family 2 protein, whose product MQRMSDCQNWKAGKAPVAVVMIALNEGHNMEAVCRNLEGWAQEVFLVDSYSQDDTVEIALRYGVYVVQRRFRGFGNQWNFALAHLPITAPWTMKLDPDERLSDALKVSLIKAMSENKDDGFLLVRRLHFMGRPLPVRHELLRVWRTGTCRFTDVAVNEYPVVPGRIVRVSGEINHLDSPDLDHWLEKQNRYTTAEAITAYTNASLAAMPKLLGSSLERRMWIKKHYQRLPFRHAIFFLYHWLWLGAWHAGWVGYLWARLRVDYMRFIEYKRREMEITGRLPTKRYYGPGKPDSRVAQFD is encoded by the coding sequence ATGCAGCGGATGAGTGACTGTCAGAACTGGAAAGCAGGGAAGGCCCCTGTTGCAGTTGTGATGATCGCCCTTAACGAAGGGCATAACATGGAGGCGGTCTGCCGCAATCTTGAGGGTTGGGCGCAGGAAGTCTTTCTGGTCGATAGTTACAGCCAAGATGACACGGTAGAGATCGCCTTGCGTTATGGCGTGTACGTCGTTCAGCGACGCTTTCGAGGATTCGGTAATCAATGGAATTTTGCGCTTGCCCATCTGCCGATCACCGCTCCTTGGACAATGAAACTCGATCCAGATGAGCGGTTAAGCGATGCCTTGAAGGTAAGTTTGATTAAAGCAATGAGTGAGAACAAAGATGACGGCTTTTTACTCGTCAGACGCTTGCATTTTATGGGTAGGCCCTTGCCTGTGCGTCATGAGCTTCTTCGGGTTTGGCGGACCGGCACATGCCGATTTACCGATGTGGCTGTCAACGAATATCCGGTTGTGCCGGGCCGAATTGTTCGCGTTAGTGGGGAGATAAATCATTTGGACAGTCCGGATCTTGACCATTGGCTGGAAAAACAAAACCGCTATACCACAGCGGAAGCAATTACCGCTTATACAAACGCATCTTTGGCGGCTATGCCCAAGCTGCTCGGCAGTTCGCTTGAGAGACGCATGTGGATCAAAAAGCACTACCAGCGACTGCCTTTTCGACACGCCATCTTCTTTCTTTATCACTGGCTCTGGCTGGGGGCTTGGCATGCGGGGTGGGTTGGGTACTTATGGGCCAGATTACGGGTCGATTATATGCGATTCATCGAGTACAAGCGACGTGAGATGGAGATCACGGGGCGCCTTCCCACCAAACGTTATTATGGCCCAGGGAAACCAGACTCGCGGGTTGCGCAATTTGACTGA
- a CDS encoding glycosyltransferase, which translates to MPSISQQAMGPSYAVVRLCESLLKEGHDVILSVLDDLPNASFPHFVKMFPAGAGPKKLGRSPAMARWLAQEGASRTVDILHNHSLWMMPNVYPGIMARRYRIPLIISPRGTLSSWAMASGSFVKRFFWPLVQRPAISAAACFHATAESEYEDIRRLGFRQPVAIIPNGIDIPEPIPKREQPLRTLLFLSRIHPIKGLDLLLPAWQAVQDHFPAWRLVIAGPNDSDGYLGKMQALAAQLELKRLEFIGEVKGAQKWETYSQADLFVLPTYSENFGNVVAEALACGLPAIVSKGAPWAGLLEKQAGWWIDIGVAPLVSCLMQALALSSDQLSEMGQRGLRWMQEEFSWDSLGRRMARTYEWIVHGGMKPAWVIDK; encoded by the coding sequence GTGCCGTCGATCTCGCAGCAAGCCATGGGGCCTTCCTATGCCGTAGTCCGTCTTTGCGAATCGTTGCTAAAGGAAGGGCATGATGTCATCTTGTCAGTATTAGATGATTTGCCGAACGCCTCGTTTCCGCATTTCGTCAAGATGTTTCCCGCGGGCGCTGGTCCCAAAAAACTTGGGCGCTCTCCGGCGATGGCTCGCTGGCTGGCGCAAGAGGGTGCTTCTCGAACCGTGGACATTTTGCACAATCACAGTCTATGGATGATGCCGAATGTCTATCCGGGGATCATGGCTCGCCGTTATCGCATCCCGCTGATTATCTCGCCCAGAGGCACACTCTCCTCTTGGGCCATGGCCAGCGGCTCGTTTGTGAAACGGTTCTTCTGGCCTTTGGTGCAAAGACCGGCTATCTCGGCGGCGGCGTGCTTTCACGCCACGGCGGAGTCGGAATATGAAGACATCCGGCGCCTGGGCTTTCGCCAGCCTGTGGCGATTATCCCGAATGGGATCGACATACCTGAGCCGATTCCAAAGCGGGAACAGCCCCTGCGGACCCTTTTGTTTCTGAGCCGGATTCACCCCATAAAAGGCCTCGATCTGCTGTTGCCGGCGTGGCAGGCAGTACAGGATCATTTCCCTGCATGGCGGCTGGTTATCGCTGGACCGAACGACAGCGACGGCTACTTGGGGAAGATGCAAGCGTTGGCCGCTCAATTGGAGTTGAAGCGCCTTGAGTTTATCGGCGAGGTCAAGGGCGCTCAAAAGTGGGAGACCTATTCCCAAGCCGATCTGTTCGTGTTACCCACCTACTCGGAGAATTTCGGCAACGTGGTGGCGGAGGCTTTGGCTTGCGGTCTGCCCGCCATAGTATCCAAGGGGGCGCCGTGGGCCGGCTTGCTTGAAAAGCAGGCGGGGTGGTGGATTGATATCGGCGTGGCTCCCTTGGTGAGCTGTCTGATGCAGGCCCTGGCCCTGTCTTCGGATCAATTAAGCGAGATGGGACAGCGGGGGCTGCGTTGGATGCAGGAGGAATTTTCGTGGGACAGTTTGGGACGCCGGATGGCGCGCACCTACGAGTGGATCGTTCATGGTGGAATGAAGCCTGCCTGGGTCATCGACAAGTAA